The following coding sequences lie in one Arachis hypogaea cultivar Tifrunner chromosome 9, arahy.Tifrunner.gnm2.J5K5, whole genome shotgun sequence genomic window:
- the LOC140175130 gene encoding uncharacterized protein, producing MGGFFFLYGQGGCEKIFLWSTISCSIRSKGGIVLNVVSSGIAALLLPNGRTAHSRFKIPFAINEDSLCSIKQGSPLARCSNSYNAHLPFGGKVVVLGGDFRQILPVILRGSRQDIIQSSINSSYLWHNCKVLKFTKNMRLSLDGESIVHIPSDILIKNSETVLDDLIDFVYPNMLSNLSVEIYFKDRAILAPTLDFCVTDVNNKMTAGLPGQEIVYLSSDSVCAEEGNMELELDAFSPEILNGINCSGLPPHKLVLKVGAPVMLLRNIDQTNGLCNGTRMQVRRMENHVIECKTLTSNKVRSIVLIPRVNLIPNNETLPVRFQRKQFPIIMSFAMIINKSHGQTLLKLPRPVFTHGQLFVTLSRVTSIDGLRVLFQDHGHLEDNCMMNVVSKDSIELLFINI from the exons ATGGGTGGATTTTTCTTCTTATACGGTCAAGGTGgttgtgaaaaaatatttttatggtcAACTATATCGTGCTCAATTAGGTCTAAAGGAGGTATAGTTTTAAATGTTGTTTCGAGTGGGATTGCTGCACTTTTGTTGCCTAATGGAAGAACTGCACATTCAAGGTTTAAAATTCCTTTTGCCATAAATGAGGATTCTTTGTGTAGCATTAAACAGGGAAGTCCTCTTGCAAG GTGCTCAAATTCGTATAATGCTCATTTGCCATTTGGAGGTAAAGTTGTTGTTCTCGGAGGAGATTTTAGACAAATTTTACCTGTAATTCTCAGAGGCTCAAGGCAAGATATAATTCAGTCTTCTATTAATTCTTCATATTTATGGCATAACTGTAAAGTTTTGAAGTTTACAAAAAACATGAGATTGTCACTAG ATGGTGAATCGATCGTTCATATACCATCTGACATTTTGATTAAGAACTCTGAGACAGTTTTGGATGACCTCATTGATTTCGTGTATCCAAATATGTTATCCAATTTATCCGTTGAAATTTATTTCAAGGATAGAGCAATTCTTGCACCAACTTTGGATTTTTGTGTCACTGATGTCAACAACAAGATGACTGCAGGGCTACCTGGACAAGAAATAGTCTACTTAAGTTCAGACTCTGTGTGTGCTGAAGAGGGAAATATGGAACTTGAGTTAGATGCTTTCTCGCCGGAGATTCTAAATGGAATAAATTGTTCAGGTCTACCACCACACAAGTTGGTTCTAAAGGTTGGCGCTCCTGTTATGTTGCTGCGGAATATAGACCAAACTAATGGTTTGTGCAATGGAACGAGGATGCAAGTTAGAAGAATGGAAAATCATGTGATAGAATGCAAGACTTTAACTAGTAACAAAGTTAGAAGTATTGTTCTTATCCCAAGAGTGAATCTAATTCCAAATAATGAAACATTGCCGGTCAGGTTTCAAAGAAAACAATTCCCAATTATCATGTCATTTGCAATGATAATAAATAAGTCCCATGGACAAACTCTATTGAAACTTCCAAGGCCAGTTTTCACCCATGGTCAATTGTTTGTTACGTTATCAAGGGTAACGAGTATAGATGGTCTGCGAGTGCTGTTCCAAGATCATGGACACTTGGAAGATAACTGCATGATGAATGTg gTATCAAAAGATAGTATTGAATTGTTATTCA TCAACATATAA
- the LOC112709187 gene encoding uncharacterized protein: MDEKWKNVRKKARENRASLLGSSVHCGGSIPLSSTIERMKKQLDRTPTCEEVFKETHTLKSDKSKWVDKRSQDTHEKFIKKLAEVQAQHVEAQAQGMELPPIDEDMIWEEMCGGQKKNRVYGKGAFFSSSIKSRTTSTNSVSGRASTNQNSVPDLRE, from the exons ATGGATGAGAAATGGAAAAATGTAAGGAAAAAAGCGAGGGAGAATCGAGCGTCTCTCTTAGGTAGTTCTGTCCATTGCGGTGGTTCTATTCCACTGAGCTCAACTATAGAGAGGATG AAGAAGCAGTTAGACCGTACACCAACTTGTGAGGAAGTCTTCAAGGAAACCCACACACTTAAAAGTGACAAGTCTAAATGGGTGGACAAACGCTCTCAAGACACTCAT GAGAAGTTTATAAAAAAGTTAGCAGAAGTTCAGGCCCAACATGTCGAGGCTCAAGCACAAGGAATGGAGCTACCGCCAATTGATGAAGACATGATTTGGGAGGAAATGTGTGGTGGGCAAAAGAAGAATCGAGTTTACGGAAAAGGAGCATTCTTTTCTAGCTCTATTAAGTCTAGAACCACTTCTACCAACTCTGTATCTGGAAGAGCATCTACAAATCAAAATTCTGTTCCTGATTTGCGAGAATAG